From Equus przewalskii isolate Varuska chromosome 2, EquPr2, whole genome shotgun sequence:
tcttgtcaGTTTGTGATTAAATtcaagtgtttatagttatttttgatgttttcttcccctttatcttttatgttataattgtttgctaacctcttctgatagggagctgcaattttctgatttttgtctgtctattcatttccttgcttaaggctttgtaaatctttgcctttttgtttcaggtatgagggctcccttcatcatttcttgtaaggcaggtctagtggcaatgaactccctcagcttttgtttttctggaaaagcttttgtttctccatcatatctgaaggatagtgtTTCTGAATACAGtgttccatatggtctgctctatttccaatgctttctgttacattcttcatctcatttattgagttcttcggcttcagaatttctgtttggttcttttttagactgtcaatctctttggtaaagtagtctttctattaattttatacTTGAGCTCagtgaactgcctttctgagtttttttgtagctcactgagtttcttcatgataggtattttgaattctttatcagttagatcacaatcttccatgactttataTTTGGTTTCTGCAGaagtgtcattttctttttgtgatatcaTGTCACCATGTTTTTCATGGTTCTCGCTGAGTTATTCCTCTGCTGGTTCATTTGTTGTAGCAGACACTTTTCCTATTTAGGTATAGctttgtttgtttagattcaAATTTTTCAATTGGTTGGAGATTAGAgacctctcttttgtttttcagtaggtggcaCTATAGCActagttttggtttcttttatctGCGTTTCCTCTGGCTATATCTGAGGATCTGCATGTTCCACTCTCCACTGCCTCTATTCGGGGTATTGCTGGTACTCTCATCATTGCGGCCTGCACCTCTGAGGGTTACTGATGACTTGCTGTTGCTGGTGTCACTGCAGTCACTGGTTTCCCCACTGGGGAGTACAAGGATGGCTGATGCCTCCATTGCATCCAAGATCACCTGGTTGGAAACTATGCTGCCATGGTGGGGgtgtggggcaggagggaggagagagctggtTTCACAGGGAATCATCTCTGCTGTTGCCTTTTACCTTGTGGACACAGGCACCACTGTGGTTGGGATATTGGAGTCCTGTGCATGCCTCCACTGCTGCTATCAGGCTCTGAGACACAGATGGGGGCCCAGGATCATGGGGCTCCATCTCCACTACTGCTCTGCTCCCCATGCCACAGGTGCCACCACAGCTGGCTGGCTGcagtcacacacacacctctaCTGCTGCCCCACTGCATTctctggggctggaggctgcTGGCTCAGCTACCACAGCCACGGGTCCAAggtcctgggctctgcctctgctgtttcCCCATTTAACCTCCTCTATGTGCTCCTCTTCACCTACCTTCATATGTACCAACGTGTGGATCTCTCCAGTGTCTTGGTATGTTGAGAAACGTAGCCTTTGTTGGGTTATGGATGTTTTAGTCACTTTGgttgaaggggagagacaaagggatcctCTGTGCCACCATGATGATGACATCTTAAACCACTTTTTACAATAGTTAAAACAACCTGGAGTTTCCAGGATAATCTGGAAGAGAGGGGGAAAGGGCAGAGATGGGAGAAACGAAGAGAGGAAGCCATGGCATGATGTGACCCCTACCCAAGACTCCCAATCTCTTGAGGGGAGTCTAAACTTACAAAAATGCTTGGTGTGACAGAATTTCTCAGGGAAGCCAGTGAAGGTTCTTAGTTCTGTGACAGGACTAATGGGGACAAAACAGAGAAGGCTTGAAGAGACCACAGGAAACTCAGGCAAAAGAAGACCCTAAAAGCATAAATCCCAGGAATCTGCAGAAATTGTGTGGAGGGTTTGGACTTTCCCATTCTGTGGAACTGGCAAGGCTCTGAGGCAATCATACAGAGCTCTCTGTGGGGCAGGAGGGCCCCAACAGACCTCTACGTTATATGGCACCTGGCTTATTTATACAGCATGTTCCCAATTTACCTGACCCTAGTTCATCCTCCACACTAGCCTGAGTGTTCTTCCTAAAGGGTGAATGTGATCATGCCAttcctttgctttaaaattttctaacatCCAGAGTCCAAAATTCTTTATCCTGGCATTCAACACCCTTCACAATCTGGCCCCTGTCTACCTTACCAGCTTCATCTCCTCCTCACACAGGAAAACTCTAACTACATCAAATGTTTAATCATTCCCTAAAACATTAAGCCTTCCCTCCCATCTTAAAtaaccttcctttctttttacctGGTAAAcacctactcattcttcaagaccAAATTCAATCATTGTCtagcctcctcctcccctctgaagttAGCCACTCCCACCTGTGTTCCCCCAACACCTAGTTCAAAGGGGAGCTTCTCTTCCTTTGAGTTCCTTACAGGAAGAACTATGTCTTATTTACTTTCTGGGCCCCAGTGTCCAGTACAGGCCAGGTTAAGGCCCTCCCCTGGACTCCTACAGCACCTTGGTACAACTGTACAACAGTACAGTACAACTGTAATGACACCTACTATCCTGCATTGGAACTCTGGGTTTATGTGCCAATCTCCTGTACTCAGAGAACACACGAGCCATGTCTTCTTCATTGTCATAGTAACtaggaggaagagatggaaaaaggaaggggagggaagcgggggagaaggggaaggggagaagaaaatgaaggagaaaataaaagaagttaacAAAAAAGGAAGTCAGAGAGTGAATAAATGGACTAGTCAGGACTCAAACACTAGTCTGGACCAACAGACAAACCCTAGCCTACGAACTTGGTCAAAAAAGGGCAAATGAGATTGTCCAGCAAGTTACACCCCAAGATCAAAGCAGGTGCCTGGTACACTGCTCCTGGGTCTTACTGGCAGCAGAGACTCCCAAAAAGTCACAGCAGTTGTCAGTAAGGCTCTAGGTCTGGAAGGATAATGATACCAAGCTCCCCAGACTGAGAGACTAGTAGACCTAGCTTGTAATGGGTATAATGAAGAGCTTGGCCTTGGAATCAGACATACCTGATTTGAATCCAAGCTCAGCCCCAGTTCAGGTCATTTAACCTCTCAGAACTTTCTTATCTTGAAAATGGGGATACTATGACCTTACAGGATAGTTACGGAGATCAGAGATAATAGGTGTACAATAACTGGCACTCAGTAGGTGTTTAATGgcgacttttttttttattagggaGTGTGCCCATTTATACATGCAAGTTTGGGTgactatatgtttaaaatattttgtatggaGATTTTCAAGAAGGACAATGTATACGaaataaaagtgctttgtaaactgcaaaGCATCCTACAAATGTCAGGGAATCATGTGGGAAGTCTTCTTTTACAGTTGGAAAAAACACAGGCTTTGGATTTGGGCAGAAGTAGGTTCGGTTCCTGACCCTGCCACTTACTTGCTATGTAATCCTAGGCAAGTTACTTTATGTCAGCCTGTTTCTGCACCTGTCAAATGTGCATAATtcttacttcacagggttgttgtgaggattcaataagATGACAAGTGTAAAGCTCCTGGCATGTCCCTCCATGGGTGGATGGCACGTCCCATGCGATAGGGTCATGGATGGTGCCAGTTCCAAGCCTAGTGCCAGAATCACATTCTGCCAATTGGCTACAAATGAAGAGGGCCCCTCACTCTGGAAGAACAGGACCCCAGATTGGCAAGAGAGGTAGAGTGAGGTCTTTTTGTATTTGTTGGAGGAAATCTGGTTGAACACTAAACTTCCATGTAGGAAACACTGAAATCTGCCATGTGGAGTCAGGCTTCCCccagaagggaaggaagccagccaTGATCCCTGCCAAGTGGTCGCAGCCTTAGGAACTAAGGTATTGCTACTAAGGGCAAAGGCTCTTATTATAGGTTCATCTCgtcccacccctcaccctctgCTCCCTTACACCACCATTTTTCCTGGGCACAGAATAAGTGTCAGTCAATAATCTAAAGTTGAAAAGGCCCTCATGCTTGACACTGACTTCCCACAGAGCCCACGGTCCAGGATATCAAGAAGTCATACTAGCTCTCACTTCCAGGGAATCACTTGGTCCCGGCCAGCCCTCTAAGCAGCTCCTCCTTCAGAAGCCAACAAGGAGAATGTAGTGAAGAGTGCATCAGCTCAGAATCAAGGGATGCCCAAGTTTGAACTCTAGCTCCACCACatacctgctgtgtgacttcatGGTAAGTGACTTCACCCTTCCTCAATTGCGTCATCTTATTCCCTTGAGGGTTGCTGTGCCAACAAAGTGAGATAAAGAATGTAAATGTGACCTGCACAATCTATGGCTTATAGTGGATGCTCAATTaatgttatttcctttcctttccccttcctcctcaaaGGCCCCAGACTCAGCCTGCTTTCCTTGCTTTTCAGAGCAGccaccccttctttctttcttggaattCAACTCCCTTCCAGAGTGGCCACAGTGTGACCATCTCTCCAGCTCCCcagtgctttggtggccccaaaTAAGTGCACAGGTACTTTTCCTTGAAAGGTTTTACTGCTAATCACTTGGGGAACAGATGCAGGTTAGGGTGGGGGTAACAAGTCACAAACATGGGGGAGTGTGAAGGTCCCTGGATCATGGCTCCCTGAGGGCTTCTCTTTCACTCCTAAGGCAGGACCTCAGACCTCTTCTCCAGGCCAAAGAGGTCCCCTCCCTTGGGAAGGCTGCTCCTCCCAGCCCAGGTAGGGCAGAGCAGTGGGAACTAGCAGGCCACTAAAGTGTGCCCTAAGCAGTTCATATACAATTTGGAGTGCCTTCAGACAGTGATGCCCATCTCACAGATGCTTCCTCAAACGCCAGGGGACAGTTGTCCTAATGACATAAGCATGTACTAAGCCTACCCTATTTCTCCGTCATCCCCAGGAGATGAAGACAAGACTCGGTCCTCTGACTTTCCAATGCAAGATTTTGGCCTGGAAAGAGGCAAGGATTTTTACTCAGAGTCCCTTCTCAGGACTTCCTGAAGATACTGGTTTCGGAGGCAACAGGAAACCATTCTCCAAAGTGGGATGAAGGGCTTGAGATCAAAGGGGCAGCAGCAGATCCTAAAGATCCTCATACACTAGGTTGGGATCTCCCAttctgtctccctcactctctccctgggtctctccTTCAGCTGGAATCTTTCCCCGCCTGCTCTCCCGTGTGCGTTTTCTGGTGGCGGATGAGATTTGAGCTCCGGGAGAAATGTTTCCCACACAGAGTGCACCGGTAGGGCTTCTCCCCTCTGTGGGTCCTCTGGTGTGCTCCAAAGTTGGAGATATCGCTGAAGGTCCGCCCACATTCAGCACACTCATAAGGCCTCTCGCCTGTGTGGGTGCGATGGTGCACGCCAAAGCTGGAGCTGTTGCTGAAGCTCTTCCCGCACTCACAGCAGATGTAAGGCGCTGGCTCGAGGTGGGTCCGGTGATGCACAGCCAGCGTGGCGCTCTGGCTGAAGCTCTTGTCACAGATGTCACAGCGGTATGGCCGCTTGCCCAGGTGATCTTGCTGGTGCGTGGTGAGATCCGAGTGCCGCCGGAAGCTCTCCTGACACTTGGGACACTTGTAGTGTTTCTCTTCCAGGTGGATCCGCTCATGGCGGATGCGGTTGGAGCTTCTCGAGAAGCTCTTGCCACATTCAGAACACTTGTAAGGTTTCTCGCCGGTGTGGATCCGCTGGTGTGTTCTCAGGTTGGAGGTATTATTGAAGGTTTTCCCACACCGGGCACATATAAAGGGCTTCTCGTCAGCCTCGGGCCTTGGATGTGCAATGGGGTCCCCCGGCTCTCCAGCGGGGACAGTGACTTTCTGCTTTTTTGGTTGGATCCCCTGTGGCCCCTCTGACAGGCTCTCCTGCCCGTGCTCTTTCTCCCCATCTGGGATCCGAAGGCCCTCGGAGTCATCCACTCTCCAAGGCTTCCCCCGCTCCCCTTCCTCGGGCAGGTGCTGCTCTGGACTCTGCTCCTTCTCACTGCCCATCTCTGAACCCTGAGAATGAACACAAATGGCCAACGCCTTTATTCTTTAGGTCAGGCCAGATCACAGGGAAATCTTTTGTTCTGGTTGAAGGGGTGTAAACCTTCCCCATGAAATGATCCATCAGTTAACTGGAATCCTTGGATAGAATGCCTTTACTTATTAACTTTCAGGTGACAAACTTCCACAGATATTTAAAACTACCCACCAGAGCAAAAAGATGGCACCTCCAACAGAGGATATTTGTGCAATTTGATTAATGTCACTTTTCTTAATACCACTAAA
This genomic window contains:
- the ZNF691 gene encoding zinc finger protein 691 isoform X2, translated to MGSEKEQSPEQHLPEEGERGKPWRVDDSEGLRIPDGEKEHGQESLSEGPQGIQPKKQKVTVPAGEPGDPIAHPRPEADEKPFICARCGKTFNNTSNLRTHQRIHTGEKPYKCSECGKSFSRSSNRIRHERIHLEEKHYKCPKCQESFRRHSDLTTHQQDHLGKRPYRCDICDKSFSQSATLAVHHRTHLEPAPYICCECGKSFSNSSSFGVHHRTHTGERPYECAECGRTFSDISNFGAHQRTHRGEKPYRCTLCGKHFSRSSNLIRHQKTHTGEQAGKDSS
- the ZNF691 gene encoding zinc finger protein 691 isoform X1, coding for MGIGSSSATRLLCALGQVILSLSLSFLIFKGSEMGSEKEQSPEQHLPEEGERGKPWRVDDSEGLRIPDGEKEHGQESLSEGPQGIQPKKQKVTVPAGEPGDPIAHPRPEADEKPFICARCGKTFNNTSNLRTHQRIHTGEKPYKCSECGKSFSRSSNRIRHERIHLEEKHYKCPKCQESFRRHSDLTTHQQDHLGKRPYRCDICDKSFSQSATLAVHHRTHLEPAPYICCECGKSFSNSSSFGVHHRTHTGERPYECAECGRTFSDISNFGAHQRTHRGEKPYRCTLCGKHFSRSSNLIRHQKTHTGEQAGKDSS